TCTCCGGGTCCACACCCGATGGTGAATACCAGCAGGATACCTGCCCACCACTGCCATCCCGTCGGGCCACTGCTTTCATGATTGCTCCGAGCCTCGAAGGTCTTCATCAGCATGGACTTCCTCCCCCCCAAAACGGATGTGGATGTTCGGTGAAGCGACTCCTCCTGTGTGGGAACTCTCGGAAAAACCCCGACAACCCGTTCTCCACGCCTTTACTGTGACAAAAGATAAAGCCGTGTAGAAGAGAAACTTCATGTAGTCGATTATTTCTAGTTTAGTCGAAAACACCTGGACCGCGGGGCATACCCGAATGACGGGGAGTCATCATTTCGCGGGGTTGTGTCTCGTACCGGGTACGAGGCGCGGGCGGACACACGGGGGGCCCACGAGGGCCACACCCCGTTGTTCAACGCACGCGTGGGAGGTGATGGAGGGAAAGCGGGGACGTCAGGCGCGCGCGGCCGCGGGGGTGATGCCCAACCCGTTCGTGTCGCGCACCACCCAGCCGGCGATGTCCGCCAGGGGACCGCCGGTGATGTCGATGCCCTCGGGGCCGCGCCGGGCATCCACCTGGCCCACGTGGACGCAGGCGCGCACGCTCACGCGGGTGCCTCGGGCGCGGGCCTGGGCCCGCTCGTGGAGCTGGTGCGCCGTCTCCAGCAACTCGCGCGCGCCCGTGCGCGGCGGCTCGTCGAGCGGACGCACCCCCAGCAGCGCCATGCCGGTCTGCACGGCGAGCACGAAGCCCGCGGCGCGCAGGTCCTGCTCGAGCCCGTCGAGCACCTCGGAGACGGTGGTGTAGGCGGCGTCGTCCTCGGCGCCCTCTTCGATCACCACCTCGGCATGCAGGGCGAAGGCGCGCACGCTGCGGCTGATGGCGGTGAGCCGGGTGGTGGACGCGGGCAACACCGCCTCGCGCAGCGCGGTGCGGAAGGAGTCCACGTCCGGGTAGCGGTGCTCGGCCTCCTTCTCCAGGCAGCGCAACACCACCGCGTCCACCGCGGGCGGCACGGGCGCCTCGGTGCTCGGCCGTGGCGGGGGAGCCTCCAGGTGCATGCGCTCCACCTCCAGCCGGTCATCGGACTGGAAGGGGTAGTGGCCGGTGAGCATCTGGTAGAGCAGCACGCCCAGCGCGTACACGTCCGTGGTGGGGCCGATGCTGCCGCTGCGGAACTGCTCGGGCGCCATGGCCTGCGAGGTGCCCAGGCGCTGGCCGGCGATCGTCAGCCCCTCCTGGCCCGGCTCGGGGTGGATGAACTTGGCGATGCCGAAGTCGAGCAGCTTCACCACCGGGGGCTCGCCCTCGGACACCACGGCCACGTTGCTCGCCTTGAGATCCCGATGCACCACGCCCGCGCGATGGGCCGCTTCCAACGCCTCGCACACCGGCTCGAGGAAGGCGAGTGCCCGCTCCGGCGACAGGCGTCCCCGCTCGTGCAGCAGCTGGCTGAGCGTGCGGCCTGGCAGCAGCTCCATGACATAATAAGGACTGCCATCCGGCAGCATGCCGAAGTCGTACACGTCGACGATATGCGGGTGGCGGATCTGATTGACGACCCGCGCCTCGCGCACGAAGCGTTGCAACATCTCGCCTTGATCCGTCAGGTGCGGATGCAACACCTTCACCGCGGCGCGCCGGCCGAGGATGCGGTGTTCCGCCTCGTACACGGCCCCGTGCCCTCCGGAAGCCAGTACCGCCTTGAGGACGTATTCCCCCGCGAGCACTCCAGGAGAGACCTGTACTCGGGCAGGTACATCCCGAGACGGTGTATGCTCTTTGTGGGGAAGGATGTGGAAGGTGCTATCCAGGTCCGCCATCATTCAAGATTAGCACTTTGGATGGAGTGTTCTCACGGGGGGGGGTCCCCCCTCTGTCGAGCGGAGGGCACTTGAGCTAACCTGAGGAGGCGGGCTGTCCTGTGGCTGATGGATGGGGTGTCCCGTGTCCGGGTGGGGGTGCTGCGACCGGACCCGAGTCTGCTGGATACTACTCCCCTCCGATGGATGAACCCTGACCCTGGTAGGCGCATGCTCATGAAGATGGTGGACGACCTCACGATGTGCGGAGGGCCGGCGAAGCCACTCGCCGCCGCGGAGAGCGCATGCCTCATCCTCACCAGCACCACCACCCCGGCGGCCATCGGCAAGGTCTTCCGCATCGAGGCGGGCGAGCACGTGCTCGGACGGGGCGCGGACGCGGGCTTTCAAATCAATGACCATGGGGTGTCGCGCCGGCACGCGCGCATCACCCGCACGCCCGAGGGCGGCTTCCACCTGGCGGACCTCGGCTCCACCAACGGCACCTACCTCAATGGCGTGCGCATCGCGTCCGCCGAGCTGCACGAGGGGGACCGGGTGCAGATCGGCACCGTGACGGTGCTGCGCTTCTCCATGCGCGAGCTGGTGGAGCAGGGCGAGGAGCAGTTGCGCCAGGCGCTGAGCGCGGCGCGCGTGGGCATCTGGGATTGGAACGCGGTGACGGGCGCGGTGACGTGGAGCGAGCAGGTGGACAGGCTCCTGGGTCTGCCGGTCGGTTCGCTGTCGGGCAGGCCCACGGACCTGGGCGAGGTGGTGCAGCCGGGGGATTTGAAGCGGGTGCGCGAGGCGCTCGCCGTGGCGCTCGCCCAGCGCGCGCACCTGGACGTGGAGTACCGCATCGAGGTGTCGGGCGCGCGCGGCCGGTGGTTGTCGTGCAAGGGCGACGTGCTGTGCGACGAGACGGGCGCGCCCGTGCGCATCACCGGCACGGTGATGGACATCACCGAGCGCAAGCTGGCCGAGCAGGAGCTGCGCCGTCAGGCGCTCATCTTCGAGAGCCTGTGCGAGGGCGTGGTCATCACGGACAGGGGCGGGCGCATCATCGACTGGAACGCGAGCGCGGAGAAGATGTTCGGCCGGGGCAAGGCCGAGGCGCTCGGTCAGACGCTCTCGGCGCTCCTGCATCCGGGGCAGGAGGACAAGCGCACGGGCGAGGTGCTCGCGGCGCTGGAGGCGCAGGGGCGGTGGACGGGGGAGCTGGACTTCCAGCGGCCCGACGGCACGCAGTGCTCGTGCGAGTCCGTGGTGGCGCCGCTGCGCGACGCGGAGGGGCGGACCATCGCGCACATCCTCGTGCACCGCGACACCACCGAGCGCCGGCTGTTGCAGAGCCGCCTGCAGGTGGCCGATCGGCTCGCGTCGGTGGGCACGCTGGGCGCGGGCGTGGCGCACGAAATCAACAATCCGCTGGCCTACATGCTCGTCAACCTGCACCTGGTGTCCGAGCGTCTGGAGCGCTTCAAGCAATCGGCGGTGGGCACCGAGGTGGAGCCGCTGCAGCAGGTGGTGCGCGAGACGGTGGAGGGCGCCGAGCGCATCGCCTCCATCGTGCGGGATTTGAAGACGTTCGCCCGTGGCCAGCAGGAGGACAAGCTGGGGCCGGTGGAAGCGAGCAAGGCGGTGGAGCTGGCGTGCAAGATGGCGGACAACGTCATCAAGCACCGGGCCCGGCTGGTGACGCAGTTCGAGCCGGTGCCGGCGGTGCAGGGCAGCGAGTCGCGCCTGTGCCAGGTGTTCCTCAACCTGCTGCTCAACGCGGCGCATGCCATCCCCGAGGGGGACGCGCAGGAGCATGAAATCCGCGTCGTCATCCGCTCCCATGGCGCGAGCGAGGTGGTGGTGGAGGTGCGCGACACGGGCGTGGGCATGACGCCCGAGGTGCGCGCGCGCGTCTTCGATCCCTTCTTCACCACCAAGCCCGTGGGCGAGGGGACGGGACTGGGGTTGTCCATCTGCCACGGCATCATCGACTCGATGGGGGGCCGTATCGGCGTGGACAGCACGCCCGGCAGGGGCAGCACCTTCCGCGTGTTCCTCGGGATCGCGGGCACGCCCATGGAGGCGCGCTCGGAGCCGGAGCCCCTGCCCACGGTGGGCCGGGCGCGCATCCTCGTGGTGGACGACGAGCCGTACGTGACGCGGGCGTTGCAGCGCTCGCTGTCGCCCGAGCACGAGGTGGCCACCGTCAACGGGGCGCGCGCCGCGCTCAAGCTGCTCGATCAAGGCAACCGCTACGATCTCATCCTCTGTGACGTGATGATGCCGGGGATGACGGGCATGGACCTGTACGCCGAGCTCAACCGCAGCGCGCCGGACCAGGCCCAGCGCGTGGTCTTCATGACGGGCGGGGCCTTCACCCCACGCGCGTTGAGCTTCCTGCAGGAGGTGCCCAACCCGAAGCTCAGCAAGCCGTTGGATATGCGCCAGCTCCGGGCCCTGGTGGGCCGCTCCTCCCAGTTGCAGGGCTCCGCGTCCAATGACGCGGCGAGTCCGCCGGTGGCCCTGCTCCAGGGCGGTGCGAGGTGAGCGAGCGACAGGCGGATCGCGCGCGAGAGGAAGCCTCGCGTCCGTCCTCCCCGGAGTCCCCGCTCCAGACCGTTGCACCGGAGCCCTCCGCGCCGGCCGAGTGGACGCCGCGCGCGTGGCTGGTGGGCCTGGGCATTGGCGCGATGCTCGCCGTCACCAATGTCTACATGGGACTGAAGACGGGCCTCTGGGAGTCCGGGTGCCTGATGTCGGCGCTGCTGGCCTTCGGGGGCCTGTCGTTGCTCTCCTGGCGCGGCGCCCCACCGTCGCCCCTGGAGACGAACCTCGCCCAGACGACCGCGGTCTCGGTGGGGGCGATGCCCGCGAGCGCGGGGCTGATCGGCGCGGTACCCGCGCTGGCGCTGCTGGGCACGCAACCTCCCGGCTGGGCGGCGGCGGCGTGGGGCGTGGGGCTGGGTGCGCTGGGCGTGCTCTTCGCCTACCTGTCGCGACGGCGGCTGTTGGAGGAGGAGGCGCTGCCGTTTCCCACCGGGGTGGCCACCTCGCAGCTCATCTCCACGCTACACTCCACGGGCTCGGCCTACGCGGAGCGGGCACGGGGCTTGTGGGTGAGTGGCGTGCTCTCCGCGGCGCTCACCTGGCTGAGGGACGCGCGCGGGGTGATTCCCGGGGCGTCGTTGCTGCCGGCGAGCGTGCGGGTGGGTGGGGTGGGCGCGGATCGCCTGCTGCTGGGGGTGGGGTGGACGCCGATGCTGCTGGGCATTGGCGTGCTCGCGGGTCCCCAGGTGGGCTTGAGCCTGTTGCTGGGCTCGGCGCTGACCTGGGGGGGGGTGGCGCCCTGGCTCGTCCACACCGGGAAGGCGTCGGCCGAGTACAGCGAGCTGTCCTCCTGGCTGTTGTGGCCGGGCGTGGGGTTGATGGTGGGGGCGTCGGCCACGTCGCTGCTGTCCCAGTTGCGCGCGCTGCCGGCGATGGTGGGTGACATGCGGGCGCTCGGTGCGCACCGCGAGGGCTGGGAGTCCACGGTGAGCCGCGGGGTGGGGCGGGCGGTGCTTCCCGTCATCCTCCTGTGCCTGCTGGCGGGCACCTGGGCCTTCGGGTTGAGCCCGCTCGAGTTGCTGCTGGCGCTGGGGGTGACCTTCCCGCTGTGCGTGGTGTGTGCCCGGGCGACGGGACAGTCGGACATCGCGCCCATCAGCCATGTGGGCCAGCTCACGCAGGTGGGCTTCGGCGCGGTGGCGCCTGGGCGGGAGGGCCTCAACATCGCGGCCGGAGCGGTGGTGTCCGGGGCCGCGTCGCACACCAGCGCGAGCTTGTGGTCGCTCCAGGCGGGCCGGCTGCTGGGCGCCAGTGCCTCGCGCCAGTTCCTCGCGCAGTTGTCGGGTCTGCTGTGGGGCGCCGCGGTGGCCGTTCCCGCCTACCTCGTGCTGGTGTCGGTGTATGGGCTCGAGTCGAGCGTGCTGCCCGTGCCCACCGCGAGGCAGTTCAAGGCCGTGGCGCAGCTCACCTCCCAGGGCCTCGCGGGCCTGCCGCCCGGCTCCGCGCTGGCCATGGGCGGGGCCTTCCTCGCGGGCGGCCTGTTGTCGGTGGTGGGCTCGCGCGAGCGCTGGGCCCGGGTGCTGCCTTCGGCGGCGGCCATGGGCATCGGGTTCTTCGTGCCGGCCTACTACGCGGTGACGATCTGCCTGGGCTCCCTGATGGTCTCCGCCGTGGGCCGTCTGCGGCCCTCCGCGCTTCAGTCCGTGCAGGCGGTGGGCTCCGGAGCCATCCTCGGCGAGACGCTCCTGGGCGTGCTCATCGCGGTGCTGATCGCCTCCGGCCTCATGGCCCCGCCGGGGTGAGTCCTCGCGGTGCCGGAGCGGGTGCCGCGCACTCATAGCGCCAGGTGTTGCGCTTGCGCGTGTAGCTGCCACCGGAGCCGGGGACGCACTCGAGCAACATCCGGGTGTCCATCGTCTTCGCGGCGGAGACGGTGTACGGGGTGGTGGTCTGGAAGGTGGCCGCCTCGCGCACTCCCGAGGGCGTGTCGGGGCGGATGGCGGCCCAGCCGCGCGTCCACTCGAGGAAGCGCGGGGGGTGTTCGGCGAGGTACGCCTGGGCGTCGTCGTCCAGCATCCGGGGCGAGTTGAGCGCGAGGAGGTCCACGACGAAGGCCCGTCCGAAGAAGCGCGAGGCCCCCGCGTCGAGCACCCACACGACGTCCTCGGGCGAGGCGCGTGCGAGGAAGAGGCCCTCGCGCACCTGCAGGTCGTCGATGTTGTGCGCGTCGTTCTCCAACCGCTCCAGTCGTGGCACGAGGCCCGTGGCCACCACCAGGGGGAGTGCCACCGCGACGAGCGCGGGCAGGCGCGGGCCGTGCCTGGCCAGCCGGGCCTCCATCCATGCGCCCAGGAGGATGGGCAGGGGCGCCAGGATGAAGGGCAGCGCGGGCAGGACATAGCGCTGGAGGTAGAAGGTCTGGGAGATCGCCGAGCGCAACAGGGCCATGGAGACGGCGACGAACACCAGGCCCACGGCGAGCAGTCCGGCGGCCCTCCGCTCGGGGGTCGTCATGCTTCGGCGGTACACCGCGGCGCGCAGTGCGAGCACGGCGAGTACGGTGAGCACGGGCCAGGGCAGGGCCAGCTCGGGCAGCAGCTTCCACAGTCCCAGCGCCGCGGCGCGCAGCATCGACAGGAACACGGGCTCGTCCGGGTGGATGGTGACCTTGGCGTAGAACGTCCCGGGCAGCGGTCTGCCCGAGGCATGGAGGTTCCACGCGGCCCACGCGCCGCCCGCGAGTGCCACGCCCACGCCCGCCTCCACCCAGCGGCGCACGAGTGGCCGGAGGCCGGGCTGGGGGCGCACGACGAGCGGCAGGAGGAAGACGAAGAGCCCTCCCTCGGGACGGGCCAACAGGCCGGCCGCGCCACACAGCGCGTACAGGCCCGGCCGCTGGCCGAGCAGCACGAGCACACAGCCCACCGCCACGAGCGTGGCCAGGGGCACCTCCATGCCGGAGATGCTCGCCGCCACCAGATGAGGACTCACCAGCACGAGCAGCGCCGCGCTCGCGGCCCACCGGCGGCCCGCGTCCCGGAACATGAGGTAGC
Above is a window of Cystobacter fuscus DNA encoding:
- a CDS encoding serine/threonine-protein kinase, giving the protein MMADLDSTFHILPHKEHTPSRDVPARVQVSPGVLAGEYVLKAVLASGGHGAVYEAEHRILGRRAAVKVLHPHLTDQGEMLQRFVREARVVNQIRHPHIVDVYDFGMLPDGSPYYVMELLPGRTLSQLLHERGRLSPERALAFLEPVCEALEAAHRAGVVHRDLKASNVAVVSEGEPPVVKLLDFGIAKFIHPEPGQEGLTIAGQRLGTSQAMAPEQFRSGSIGPTTDVYALGVLLYQMLTGHYPFQSDDRLEVERMHLEAPPPRPSTEAPVPPAVDAVVLRCLEKEAEHRYPDVDSFRTALREAVLPASTTRLTAISRSVRAFALHAEVVIEEGAEDDAAYTTVSEVLDGLEQDLRAAGFVLAVQTGMALLGVRPLDEPPRTGARELLETAHQLHERAQARARGTRVSVRACVHVGQVDARRGPEGIDITGGPLADIAGWVVRDTNGLGITPAAARA
- a CDS encoding OPT/YSL family transporter — its product is MSERQADRAREEASRPSSPESPLQTVAPEPSAPAEWTPRAWLVGLGIGAMLAVTNVYMGLKTGLWESGCLMSALLAFGGLSLLSWRGAPPSPLETNLAQTTAVSVGAMPASAGLIGAVPALALLGTQPPGWAAAAWGVGLGALGVLFAYLSRRRLLEEEALPFPTGVATSQLISTLHSTGSAYAERARGLWVSGVLSAALTWLRDARGVIPGASLLPASVRVGGVGADRLLLGVGWTPMLLGIGVLAGPQVGLSLLLGSALTWGGVAPWLVHTGKASAEYSELSSWLLWPGVGLMVGASATSLLSQLRALPAMVGDMRALGAHREGWESTVSRGVGRAVLPVILLCLLAGTWAFGLSPLELLLALGVTFPLCVVCARATGQSDIAPISHVGQLTQVGFGAVAPGREGLNIAAGAVVSGAASHTSASLWSLQAGRLLGASASRQFLAQLSGLLWGAAVAVPAYLVLVSVYGLESSVLPVPTARQFKAVAQLTSQGLAGLPPGSALAMGGAFLAGGLLSVVGSRERWARVLPSAAAMGIGFFVPAYYAVTICLGSLMVSAVGRLRPSALQSVQAVGSGAILGETLLGVLIAVLIASGLMAPPG
- a CDS encoding ATP-binding protein, with protein sequence MLMKMVDDLTMCGGPAKPLAAAESACLILTSTTTPAAIGKVFRIEAGEHVLGRGADAGFQINDHGVSRRHARITRTPEGGFHLADLGSTNGTYLNGVRIASAELHEGDRVQIGTVTVLRFSMRELVEQGEEQLRQALSAARVGIWDWNAVTGAVTWSEQVDRLLGLPVGSLSGRPTDLGEVVQPGDLKRVREALAVALAQRAHLDVEYRIEVSGARGRWLSCKGDVLCDETGAPVRITGTVMDITERKLAEQELRRQALIFESLCEGVVITDRGGRIIDWNASAEKMFGRGKAEALGQTLSALLHPGQEDKRTGEVLAALEAQGRWTGELDFQRPDGTQCSCESVVAPLRDAEGRTIAHILVHRDTTERRLLQSRLQVADRLASVGTLGAGVAHEINNPLAYMLVNLHLVSERLERFKQSAVGTEVEPLQQVVRETVEGAERIASIVRDLKTFARGQQEDKLGPVEASKAVELACKMADNVIKHRARLVTQFEPVPAVQGSESRLCQVFLNLLLNAAHAIPEGDAQEHEIRVVIRSHGASEVVVEVRDTGVGMTPEVRARVFDPFFTTKPVGEGTGLGLSICHGIIDSMGGRIGVDSTPGRGSTFRVFLGIAGTPMEARSEPEPLPTVGRARILVVDDEPYVTRALQRSLSPEHEVATVNGARAALKLLDQGNRYDLILCDVMMPGMTGMDLYAELNRSAPDQAQRVVFMTGGAFTPRALSFLQEVPNPKLSKPLDMRQLRALVGRSSQLQGSASNDAASPPVALLQGGAR